The Corvus hawaiiensis isolate bCorHaw1 chromosome 7, bCorHaw1.pri.cur, whole genome shotgun sequence genome contains a region encoding:
- the SUMO1 gene encoding small ubiquitin-related modifier 1, which translates to MSDQEAKPSAEDLGDKKEGEYIKLKVIGQDSSEIHFKVKMTTHLKKLKESYCQRQGVPMNSLRFLFEGQRITDNHTPKELGMEEEDVIEVYQEQTGGHSTV; encoded by the exons ATGTCTGACCAG GAAGCAAAACCTTCAGCTGAGGACTTAGGAGATAAGAAAGAAGGGGAGTACATTAAACTCAAAGTCATTGGGCAG gaCAGCAGTGAAATTCACTTCAAGGTGAAAATGACTACACACCTCAAGAAACTCAAAGAATCATACTGTCAAAGACAG GGTGTTCCAATGAATTCACTCAGGTTTCTCTTCGAGGGTCAGAGAATTACTGATAATCATACCCCCAAGGAG ctggggatggaggaggaagatgTGATTGAAGTTTATCAGGAACAGACGGGGGGTCACTCGACAGTTTAG